The Streptomyces pactum genome contains a region encoding:
- a CDS encoding SIS domain-containing protein: MSDRKPAGQFIDAAIGLLRRVRDEEADTVEAAGTLLADTVQDGGRLFAFGAGHSSLAAQDVVYRAGGLALMNLLAVPGVVGVDVMPATLGSALERVAGLASVVLDSSPLREGDALVIVSLSGRNALPVEMALNARALGVRVIGVTSVAYASETTSRHSSGTFLKDHCDIVLDSKIAVGDAELTLDTAPVPFAPASTVVTSALLQAVMATAAAALADRGIEPPLLRSGNVDGGHEWNGRVLEQYRDRIFYRR; this comes from the coding sequence ATGAGCGACCGCAAGCCGGCCGGCCAGTTCATCGACGCCGCGATCGGCCTCCTGCGACGGGTCCGCGACGAGGAGGCCGACACCGTCGAGGCGGCCGGCACGCTGCTCGCCGACACCGTGCAGGACGGCGGCCGGCTCTTCGCCTTCGGCGCCGGTCACTCGTCCCTCGCCGCCCAGGACGTCGTCTACCGCGCCGGCGGGCTCGCCCTGATGAACCTGCTCGCCGTGCCCGGCGTCGTCGGCGTGGACGTCATGCCGGCCACCCTCGGCTCCGCGCTGGAGCGCGTCGCCGGCCTCGCGAGCGTCGTACTGGACTCCTCGCCGCTGCGCGAGGGCGACGCCCTGGTGATCGTCTCCCTCTCCGGCCGCAACGCCCTGCCGGTGGAGATGGCCCTGAACGCCCGCGCGCTCGGGGTGCGGGTCATCGGCGTGACCTCGGTGGCGTACGCCTCCGAGACCACGTCGCGGCACTCCTCCGGCACCTTCCTCAAGGACCACTGCGACATCGTGCTGGACTCCAAGATCGCCGTCGGCGACGCGGAGCTCACCCTCGACACCGCCCCGGTGCCCTTCGCACCCGCTTCCACGGTCGTCACCAGCGCCCTCCTCCAGGCCGTGATGGCCACGGCGGCCGCCGCCCTCGCCGACCGCGGCATCGAACCGCCCCTGCTGCGCTCGGGCAACGTGGACGGCGGCCACGAGTGGAACGGGCGCGTGCTGGAGCAGTACCGGGACCGGATCTTCTACCGCCGCTGA
- a CDS encoding metal-dependent transcriptional regulator has protein sequence MSGLIDTTEMYLRTILELEEEGVVPMRARIAERLDQSGPTVSQTVARMERDGLVSVAADRHLELTDEGRRLATRVMRKHRLAECLLVDVIGLEWEQVHAEACRWEHVMSEAVERRVLELLRHPTESPYGNPIPGLEELGETDGADPFLDEGMVSLADLDPGPEGKTVVVRRIGEPIQTDAQLMYTLRRAGVQPGSVVSVTESAGGVLVGSGGEAAELEAEVASHVFVAKR, from the coding sequence ATGTCCGGACTGATCGACACCACGGAGATGTATCTCCGCACCATCCTCGAGCTGGAGGAGGAAGGTGTGGTCCCGATGCGCGCCCGGATCGCCGAGCGGCTCGACCAGAGCGGCCCGACGGTCAGCCAGACGGTGGCGCGGATGGAGCGCGACGGCCTGGTGTCCGTGGCGGCCGACCGGCACCTGGAGCTGACCGACGAGGGCCGTCGGCTGGCCACCCGCGTGATGCGCAAGCACCGGCTCGCGGAGTGCCTGCTCGTCGACGTGATCGGCCTGGAGTGGGAGCAGGTGCACGCCGAGGCCTGCCGCTGGGAGCACGTGATGAGCGAGGCCGTCGAGCGCCGCGTGCTGGAGCTGCTGCGCCACCCGACCGAGTCGCCGTACGGCAACCCGATCCCGGGCCTGGAGGAGCTGGGCGAGACGGACGGCGCCGACCCCTTCCTGGACGAGGGCATGGTGTCGCTGGCCGACCTGGACCCGGGGCCGGAGGGCAAGACGGTCGTCGTGCGCCGCATCGGCGAGCCGATCCAGACGGACGCGCAGCTCATGTACACGCTGCGCCGGGCGGGTGTGCAGCCCGGTTCGGTGGTGAGTGTGACGGAGTCGGCGGGCGGTGTGCTGGTGGGCAGCGGCGGAGAGGCGGCCGAGCTGGAGGCGGAGGTCGCCTCCCACGTGTTCGTCGCCAAGCGCTGA
- a CDS encoding alpha/beta fold hydrolase, whose translation MARRIDVRGAGGVRLAAWEFGDPPKTARTRDGAYEGTRDGAYGGTHDPAHDAAGHLPGVLLLHGLMGRASHWAPTARWLSARHRAVALDQRGHGRSDKPPRAAYTREAYVEDVEAALEQLGLGPAVLIGHAMGALTAWQLAAKRPDLVRGLIICDMRASALGAASQHTWTEWFRAWPVPFATLADVRKWFGEDDPWVERPNPARGEFYAEVMAESPDGWRPVFEPEQMLRSRETWVYDAHWEELAQVRCPTLVVRGLDGELGRAEAQEMVRVLPHGQYAEVADAGHLVHYDQPEAWRAAIEPFLDTLRES comes from the coding sequence ATGGCGCGGCGCATCGACGTGAGGGGCGCGGGCGGCGTACGCCTCGCGGCCTGGGAGTTCGGCGACCCTCCCAAGACCGCCCGGACGCGGGACGGGGCGTACGAGGGGACGCGGGACGGGGCGTACGGGGGGACGCACGACCCGGCGCACGACGCGGCCGGTCACCTCCCGGGTGTGCTGTTACTGCACGGCCTGATGGGCCGGGCCTCGCACTGGGCACCCACCGCCCGCTGGCTCTCCGCCCGTCACCGGGCCGTCGCCCTCGACCAGCGCGGCCACGGCCGCAGCGACAAGCCCCCGCGGGCCGCCTACACCCGGGAGGCCTACGTCGAGGACGTCGAGGCCGCCCTCGAACAGCTCGGTCTCGGCCCCGCCGTGCTGATCGGCCACGCCATGGGCGCGCTGACCGCCTGGCAGCTCGCCGCCAAACGCCCCGACCTGGTCCGCGGCCTGATCATCTGCGACATGCGGGCCTCCGCCCTCGGCGCCGCCTCCCAGCACACCTGGACCGAGTGGTTCCGTGCCTGGCCGGTCCCCTTCGCCACGCTCGCGGACGTACGCAAGTGGTTCGGCGAGGACGACCCGTGGGTGGAGCGCCCGAACCCGGCCCGGGGCGAGTTCTACGCCGAGGTGATGGCCGAGTCCCCGGACGGCTGGCGGCCCGTCTTCGAGCCGGAGCAGATGCTCAGGTCCCGCGAGACCTGGGTCTACGACGCCCACTGGGAGGAGCTGGCCCAGGTGCGCTGCCCGACCCTGGTCGTGCGCGGTCTGGACGGCGAGCTGGGCCGCGCCGAGGCGCAGGAGATGGTCCGGGTACTGCCGCACGGCCAGTACGCGGAGGTCGCCGACGCCGGCCACCTCGTCCACTATGACCAGCCGGAGGCGTGGCGGGCGGCCATCGAGCCCTTCCTGGACACCCTCAGGGAGAGCTGA
- a CDS encoding ABC transporter ATP-binding protein — protein MVTGSAVRVRGLWKRFGQQVAVGGIDLELPAGKFIGLVGPNGAGKTTTLSMVTGLLRPDQGAVEVVGHDVWRDPAEVKARIGVLPEGLRLFERLSGRELLGYTGRLRGLPGAEVDKRATQLLDVLDLSGAQHQLVVDYSTGMRKKTGLAAALLHNPEVLFLDEPFEGVDPVSAQTIRGVLERYTASGATVVFSSHVMELVESLCDWVAVMAAGRIRATGTLAEVRGESASLQQAFLELVGAGGRDAGSDLDWLGGGTR, from the coding sequence GTGGTGACTGGTAGCGCCGTACGTGTGCGGGGGCTGTGGAAGCGGTTCGGGCAGCAGGTCGCCGTGGGCGGGATCGATCTGGAGCTGCCCGCGGGCAAGTTCATCGGGCTCGTCGGGCCGAACGGGGCCGGGAAGACCACCACCCTCTCGATGGTGACCGGGCTGCTCAGGCCGGACCAGGGGGCGGTCGAGGTCGTCGGGCACGACGTGTGGCGTGATCCGGCGGAGGTCAAGGCCCGCATCGGGGTGCTGCCCGAGGGACTGCGACTGTTCGAGCGGCTGTCGGGGCGGGAACTCCTCGGTTACACGGGCCGGTTGCGCGGGCTGCCCGGAGCCGAGGTGGACAAGCGGGCCACGCAGTTGCTCGACGTGCTCGACCTGTCCGGGGCCCAGCACCAACTGGTCGTCGACTACTCGACCGGCATGCGGAAGAAGACCGGGCTGGCGGCCGCGCTGCTGCACAATCCCGAAGTGCTTTTCCTGGACGAGCCGTTCGAGGGCGTCGACCCGGTCTCCGCCCAGACGATCCGGGGCGTACTGGAGCGCTACACGGCCTCCGGAGCCACCGTCGTCTTCTCCTCCCACGTCATGGAGCTGGTGGAGTCGCTGTGCGACTGGGTGGCCGTCATGGCCGCCGGCCGCATCCGCGCCACCGGCACGCTCGCCGAGGTGCGCGGCGAGTCGGCGTCGTTGCAGCAGGCGTTCCTCGAACTCGTCGGTGCCGGCGGCCGGGACGCCGGGTCCGACCTGGACTGGCTGGGCGGCGGGACCCGATGA
- a CDS encoding bifunctional DNA primase/polymerase, with protein MEETIPGTEAAQIPQQRGASLLETAVRYAEERHWDVFPGTWLEAADGVQRCSCADPGCAAPGAHPAREDWATQATGSATVARRMWQKQPTASILLPTGRTFDAIDVPETAGFLALARMERMELTLGPVTLTPDRRMRFLVLPGAAVKVPDLVRRLGWSPLSLDLTALGEGTYVAAPPTRYGTRGAVQWACRPTPANRWLPDVEELISPLAYACGRERQERPFTTP; from the coding sequence GTGGAAGAGACCATCCCCGGCACCGAAGCCGCTCAGATCCCCCAGCAGCGCGGCGCGTCGCTGCTGGAGACCGCCGTACGCTATGCCGAGGAGCGCCACTGGGACGTGTTTCCCGGCACCTGGCTGGAAGCCGCCGACGGGGTGCAGCGCTGTTCCTGCGCGGACCCCGGATGCGCCGCCCCGGGCGCTCACCCGGCGCGTGAGGACTGGGCGACGCAGGCGACGGGCAGCGCGACCGTGGCCCGCCGGATGTGGCAGAAGCAGCCGACGGCGTCGATCCTGCTGCCCACGGGGCGGACGTTCGACGCGATCGACGTGCCCGAGACCGCGGGGTTCCTGGCCCTGGCCCGGATGGAGCGGATGGAGCTGACCCTCGGGCCGGTCACGCTGACGCCGGACCGGCGGATGCGGTTCCTCGTCCTTCCGGGGGCCGCCGTGAAGGTGCCGGATCTCGTGCGGCGGCTGGGGTGGTCGCCGCTGTCCCTGGATCTGACGGCGCTGGGCGAGGGCACGTACGTCGCCGCCCCGCCCACGCGGTACGGGACGCGGGGGGCCGTGCAGTGGGCGTGCCGGCCCACGCCGGCGAACCGGTGGCTGCCGGACGTGGAGGAGTTGATCTCGCCGTTGGCGTACGCGTGCGGCAGGGAACGTCAGGAACGCCCCTTCACCACCCCTTGA